The Paenibacillus sp. YPG26 genome includes a window with the following:
- a CDS encoding PAS domain S-box protein, whose translation MAVSSSTQLAIFNQLYTRSPIGTAVMDPNGSRFLMVNPALGKLFGYREEELLAHEPAVLLHPDDRHPSLSSLIPDPPASVKDQQEISLMGRYVHRSGETLTLKLEIVPIVDNASSVTECLVVQFMELPAQPPGMGQLEINNDLYKLITSNTPDLITVSTPDGYITYISPSCESLLGYTQAEMLGRHRTMFYHPQDADHMMRDNTLYSDSDVYRRRVRHKDGHYLWIETSFQIVRDESNNIEKVLAIGRNITDRVNFERMLAEAQSIANVGTFDWDITNNKVNFSEEMRRILSYGVEPVDTMKPMTQIIHPEDLERIVAVYESTISKGIDGEAEYRVIRPDGTIRTLYSRWKMEVDPLSGQAIQMLGTVQDITERKETIDKLRESERDFRLISESSLDFISRHAADEEATFLYASPACRNLGYEPEEIIGVSGLSFIHEEDRDAVKYYLDMNQLGLGPETVVYRFKRKDGSYVWFETSSIYVYDESRQVKEVVAVSRDITERRQIEQRLQESQSRYKSLFEYNPAGIFAIDLEGRLISVNTSLEALIGYSREEVMGSLLLPFFGANDQEEINLSILEVFGGKTSSYETRILSKGEQLVDISLTLLPIVVNHQIVGAYGIAQDISSRKHSERMLKESESRYKSLFEYNPAAVYSMNLNGDYLTANENLELLTGYTLEELIGNYFGPLVPEAYISKTLHHFNLAAKGFPQNYEISILHKQGHLVDISVANIPIVIDEEIVGVYGISSDITDRNDYIKQIEKLSNEYTLILSSVSEGIFGVDNEGKTTFINPAAAAMLGLDAKDIIGHFHLNWIQQTRGDGTYYAPEETPIYKAVKEGRWYQSKEEIFWKKDGTSFLVEYRISPLVDKGERIGAVIVFRDVTDEKEIIRAKESAEQADRAKSEFLAIMSHELRTPMNGIIGMTSLLATTELDEEQQEYTDIIVQSSNSLLHILNEILDFSKIEAGKMVLSRDPVSPAQVMKNVIELFAPKAEEKQVKLIYEIDASVPDSIMGDEVRLRQVLINLVSNAVKFTDQGTIKLSVSAKKLRYSPESLIMEFIIQDTGIGIPLDLQSQLFQSFSQLHPSINRKYGGTGLGLAISKKLVELMGGTIYVDSEPGQGSSFTFTIHSSPYRDSSGPSSDLDKLEGLDASESGNLTPVLTAGPEHFRILIAEDHPVNQKLLHTILARRGYNADIVSNGREAVEAVLKGSYDLVFMDVQMPMMDGLEAASSIRKHPEHLHKPVIIAVTAFAKNEDKENCLASGMQDFIAKPIYISEVDRVLKEWLLPAGKQIELN comes from the coding sequence GTGGCGGTGTCCTCATCTACCCAACTGGCAATTTTCAATCAATTATACACACGATCACCCATAGGTACAGCGGTAATGGACCCGAATGGAAGCCGGTTCCTCATGGTGAATCCTGCTTTAGGTAAGTTGTTCGGATACAGGGAAGAAGAGCTGCTGGCTCATGAGCCTGCGGTGCTGCTTCACCCGGATGACAGACATCCAAGCTTATCTTCGCTGATCCCGGATCCGCCGGCTTCAGTTAAGGATCAACAAGAAATAAGTCTAATGGGACGTTATGTGCATAGATCAGGTGAGACATTAACCCTTAAGCTGGAGATTGTCCCGATTGTAGATAACGCTTCCAGCGTAACTGAATGCTTGGTAGTACAATTTATGGAGCTTCCGGCTCAACCTCCGGGTATGGGGCAGCTGGAGATCAATAATGATCTGTATAAATTGATTACCAGCAACACTCCCGACCTGATTACTGTGAGTACACCCGATGGATATATTACGTATATTTCTCCTTCCTGCGAATCCTTGCTGGGTTATACACAAGCTGAAATGCTGGGCCGCCACCGGACCATGTTCTATCACCCTCAAGATGCCGATCATATGATGCGTGATAATACCTTATATTCGGATAGTGATGTGTATAGAAGACGTGTCCGGCACAAGGATGGTCATTATCTGTGGATTGAGACCTCATTTCAAATTGTCAGGGATGAATCTAATAATATTGAGAAGGTTCTTGCCATTGGCCGGAATATTACGGATAGAGTCAACTTTGAGAGAATGCTGGCAGAAGCTCAAAGTATAGCGAATGTGGGTACTTTTGATTGGGACATTACTAACAACAAGGTTAACTTCTCGGAGGAGATGAGAAGGATCTTGAGTTATGGCGTCGAGCCCGTGGACACGATGAAGCCCATGACACAAATTATTCATCCAGAGGACCTGGAGCGGATTGTCGCGGTGTATGAAAGCACGATATCCAAAGGAATTGACGGGGAAGCGGAATACCGTGTGATCAGACCCGATGGAACTATAAGGACACTGTATTCCAGGTGGAAGATGGAAGTAGATCCGCTTAGCGGACAAGCCATCCAGATGCTGGGGACGGTTCAGGATATTACCGAACGCAAGGAGACGATCGACAAGCTCAGAGAAAGTGAACGGGACTTCCGGTTAATCTCGGAAAGCTCGCTGGACTTCATCTCCAGACATGCAGCGGATGAGGAAGCCACATTTCTCTATGCATCTCCCGCCTGCCGTAATCTGGGATATGAGCCTGAAGAGATTATAGGGGTCTCCGGATTATCCTTTATCCATGAAGAAGACAGGGATGCGGTCAAATATTATCTCGATATGAATCAGCTTGGTCTAGGCCCCGAGACTGTTGTATACCGATTCAAACGCAAGGACGGGTCCTATGTATGGTTTGAGACTTCCTCTATCTATGTCTACGATGAATCCAGGCAGGTTAAGGAAGTAGTTGCGGTCTCCCGCGATATTACAGAGCGCAGACAGATTGAGCAGCGGCTGCAGGAGAGTCAGAGCCGGTATAAGTCGCTATTTGAGTATAACCCTGCGGGTATATTTGCGATTGATCTTGAGGGCAGGTTAATTTCGGTCAATACAAGCCTGGAGGCATTGATTGGTTATTCCCGTGAAGAAGTAATGGGAAGCTTGCTCCTGCCGTTTTTCGGTGCCAATGATCAGGAAGAAATTAATCTAAGTATCCTGGAGGTATTCGGCGGGAAGACAAGTTCTTATGAGACCCGTATTCTCTCAAAGGGAGAGCAGCTGGTTGATATCAGTCTTACCCTGCTTCCTATAGTTGTGAACCATCAGATCGTCGGGGCTTATGGGATTGCCCAAGATATCTCTTCCCGTAAGCATTCGGAGCGAATGCTCAAAGAGAGCGAAAGCCGCTACAAGTCCTTGTTCGAATACAATCCCGCAGCAGTCTATTCCATGAACTTGAACGGAGACTACTTGACGGCAAATGAGAATTTGGAGCTGCTAACGGGCTATACACTGGAAGAGCTGATAGGCAATTATTTCGGGCCGCTCGTGCCAGAAGCCTACATTTCCAAGACCCTTCACCATTTCAACTTGGCAGCTAAGGGGTTCCCGCAGAATTACGAAATTTCGATTCTTCATAAGCAGGGACATCTGGTGGATATTTCGGTAGCCAACATTCCGATTGTTATTGATGAAGAAATTGTGGGTGTGTACGGAATTTCCAGTGACATCACAGACCGCAATGATTACATCAAGCAGATTGAGAAGCTGAGCAATGAATATACCCTCATCCTGAGCTCGGTATCCGAAGGGATATTTGGTGTGGACAATGAGGGGAAGACCACCTTCATCAATCCGGCAGCAGCAGCCATGCTGGGTCTTGATGCCAAAGATATTATCGGACATTTCCATCTGAACTGGATCCAGCAGACTCGTGGAGACGGAACCTATTATGCGCCTGAAGAGACACCGATCTACAAGGCGGTTAAGGAAGGTCGCTGGTACCAGAGCAAGGAAGAGATTTTCTGGAAGAAGGATGGAACGAGCTTCCTGGTGGAGTACCGGATCAGTCCCTTGGTCGACAAGGGAGAGCGCATAGGTGCAGTTATTGTCTTCCGTGACGTAACCGATGAGAAGGAGATTATTCGGGCCAAAGAGTCGGCGGAACAAGCGGATCGTGCCAAATCGGAGTTTCTTGCCATTATGAGTCATGAGCTGCGTACGCCTATGAATGGCATAATCGGAATGACCAGTCTGCTCGCTACTACGGAACTGGATGAGGAACAGCAGGAATATACTGACATCATTGTCCAGAGCAGTAATTCGCTGCTGCATATTCTGAACGAGATTCTCGATTTCAGTAAGATTGAGGCTGGTAAAATGGTCCTCAGCCGTGATCCTGTCAGCCCTGCTCAGGTTATGAAGAATGTGATCGAGCTATTCGCTCCCAAGGCGGAAGAGAAGCAGGTCAAGCTTATCTATGAGATTGATGCCTCCGTTCCCGATTCGATTATGGGAGACGAGGTGCGGCTGCGGCAGGTGCTTATTAATCTGGTCAGCAACGCGGTGAAGTTCACAGATCAAGGCACAATCAAGCTGTCGGTATCTGCCAAAAAATTAAGATATTCGCCCGAATCGCTGATCATGGAGTTCATTATTCAGGATACTGGAATTGGAATTCCCTTGGATCTGCAGAGCCAGCTCTTCCAGTCATTCTCCCAGCTTCACCCCTCCATCAACCGGAAATATGGAGGAACTGGTCTGGGACTTGCCATCAGCAAAAAGCTGGTGGAGCTTATGGGAGGGACGATATACGTGGACAGTGAACCCGGACAAGGGTCATCTTTCACATTCACGATACACTCCAGCCCATATCGGGATTCATCCGGGCCATCTTCAGACCTTGATAAGCTTGAGGGACTCGATGCATCAGAATCGGGCAATTTGACTCCCGTTCTTACAGCGGGACCAGAACACTTTCGAATTCTTATCGCTGAAGACCATCCGGTGAATCAGAAGCTGCTGCACACCATTCTGGCTCGAAGAGGGTACAATGCCGATATCGTATCTAACGGGAGGGAAGCGGTAGAGGCCGTTCTGAAGGGGAGTTATGATCTCGTCTTCATGGATGTGCAAATGCCAATGATGGATGGCCTGGAAGCGGCTTCTTCCATTCGAAAGCATCCGGAACATCTTCATAAGCCTGTTATCATTGCGGTCACGGCTTTTGCGAAGAATGAGGACAAGGAGAACTGTCTGGCTAGTGGAATGCAGGATTTCATCGCCAAGCCGATCTATATTTCAGAAGTCGACCGGGTATTGAAGGAATGGTTGCTTCCTGCTGGTAAGCAGATCGAGCTTAATTAA